A single window of Lutzomyia longipalpis isolate SR_M1_2022 chromosome 1, ASM2433408v1 DNA harbors:
- the LOC129795992 gene encoding Golgi SNAP receptor complex member 1 — protein MSSSEWDDLRKLARRLENDIDLKLVAFSKVGSGGSTSSSPDSAPLLGEHIFDNLSLEIEQMLEKLSNINDKMAELPGSSTSMMIHTLQRHREILNGYRQEFSKIRANHTTRIEREELLRGSGIGNSSSIAGGGLSRRDMYLKESSHLNSSHSLINDQISIAMETKEHLTSQRQYLKRLQTRFNDISNRFPLISSLIQRINVKKRRDSLILGGVIAVCTFLLILYAFH, from the exons ATGTCTTCTTCCGAATGGGATG ATTTGAGAAAGCTGGCCAGACGACTAGAGAATGATATTGACCTAAAATTAGTGGCTTTTAGCAAGGTGGGTTCTGGTGGGAGTACCTCTTCGAGTCCCGATTCAGCTCCGCTCCTCGGTGAACATATCTTTGACAATCTTTCCCTGGAAATAGAGCAGATGCTTGAGAAA CTTTCCAATATTAATGATAAAATGGCAGAATTACCCGGAAGTAGCACCTCCATGATGATTCATACACTTCAGAGGCATCGGGAGATCTTGAAT GGCTACCGGCAGGAATTCAGCAAAATCCGGGCGAATCATACAACACGAATTGAACGAGAGGAACTTCTGCGTGGTTCTGGGATTGGCAATTCATCCTCCATTGCTGGTGGGGGACTCAGTAGGCGGGATATGTATCTCAAAGAGAGCTCCCACCTTAATTCCTCCCACAGCCTCATCAATGATCAAATAAGCATTGCAATGGAGACAAAGGAGCACCTCACGTCCCAGCGGCAGTATTTGAAGCGCCTCCAGACGCGCTTCAATGACATTTCCAATCGTTTTCCCCTTATATCGAG cTTAATTCAGCGCATCAATGTGAAGAAACGACGAGATTCTCTAATTCTCGGAGGAGTTATCGCCGTATGCACGTTCCTCCTTATTCTCTATGCATTTCATTAG